The Kiritimatiellia bacterium genome has a window encoding:
- a CDS encoding alcohol dehydrogenase catalytic domain-containing protein: protein MRALLFDGSLRLVQDHPVPGPRAGWARIRVTLAGICRTDLEIAKGYMGFRGVLGHEFVGVVDRCDDPAWIGRRVVGEINAACGRCDWCARDLGRHCPNRVTLGIAGLDGCMADYCVLPVENLRDVPPALPDEKAVLVELLSAACEILEQYPLKNDERVIVLGDGRLGLLCAWVLATAARDVTLAGHHPEKLAAAAWRGLRTTPRADEVAPGADLVVEATGSAGGLEQAMALCRPRGTIVLKSTLASGKALNLAPAVIHEQTILGSRCGRFDDGLALMQRFPDMPLERLVTAQRPIEEALHAFELAGSGRALKVLLRINP from the coding sequence ATGCGCGCGCTCCTTTTCGACGGAAGCCTCCGCCTCGTCCAGGATCATCCCGTGCCCGGGCCGCGCGCCGGCTGGGCGCGCATCCGCGTGACGCTCGCCGGCATCTGCCGGACCGACCTGGAAATCGCGAAGGGCTACATGGGCTTCCGCGGCGTGCTCGGTCACGAGTTCGTCGGCGTCGTGGATCGGTGTGACGATCCCGCGTGGATCGGCCGCCGCGTGGTCGGCGAGATCAACGCGGCGTGCGGCCGGTGCGACTGGTGCGCGCGGGATCTCGGCCGCCACTGCCCAAACCGCGTCACGCTCGGCATCGCCGGCCTGGACGGCTGCATGGCCGACTACTGCGTGCTGCCCGTGGAGAACCTGCGGGACGTCCCGCCGGCCCTGCCGGATGAGAAGGCCGTCCTGGTCGAATTGCTGTCCGCCGCGTGCGAGATCCTGGAGCAATACCCGCTGAAAAACGACGAGCGGGTGATCGTGCTCGGCGACGGACGGCTGGGCCTGCTGTGCGCGTGGGTCCTGGCCACCGCCGCGCGGGACGTTACGCTGGCCGGCCATCATCCCGAAAAACTCGCGGCCGCCGCGTGGCGCGGGCTGCGCACGACGCCACGCGCCGACGAGGTCGCGCCCGGCGCTGACCTCGTGGTCGAGGCCACCGGTTCCGCGGGGGGGCTGGAGCAGGCGATGGCGCTGTGCCGGCCGCGCGGGACCATCGTGCTGAAATCCACCCTCGCGTCCGGGAAGGCGCTCAACCTCGCGCCGGCCGTCATCCACGAGCAGACGATCCTCGGCTCGCGCTGCGGGCGGTTCGACGACGGGCTCGCGCTGATGCAGCGGTTTCCGGACATGCCGCTCGAGCGCCTGGTCACCGCGCAGCGGCCGATCGAAGAAGCGCTGCATGCCTTCGAGCTCGCCGGCTCCGGCCGGGCGCTCAAGGTGCTGCTGCGGATCAATCCCTGA
- a CDS encoding XTP/dITP diphosphatase, translating to MKLILATRNRHKLEEIRTLFNLPGLELSSALDRPEIPDVEEDGTTFEANAIKKAATLARATGCWALADDSGLEVDALGGAPGVYSARYAGEPVSYPANNAKLLKALEGVTNRRARFRCVVALSSPSGKARTVDGRCEGRIIHEIRGTQGFGYDPLFVPEGFEKTFAEMEADAKHAVSHRGRALQKARAAWHDFLKSEPSDWPEENRGLRG from the coding sequence ATGAAGCTCATCCTCGCCACGCGCAACCGGCACAAGCTGGAGGAAATCCGTACGCTCTTCAACCTGCCCGGCCTGGAGCTGTCCAGCGCGCTGGACCGCCCGGAGATCCCGGACGTCGAGGAGGACGGGACGACCTTCGAGGCGAACGCGATCAAGAAGGCCGCGACCCTCGCGCGCGCGACGGGGTGCTGGGCGTTGGCGGATGACTCGGGGCTGGAGGTGGACGCGCTCGGCGGCGCACCCGGCGTGTACTCCGCCCGCTACGCCGGCGAACCGGTCAGCTATCCCGCCAACAACGCGAAGCTGCTGAAGGCGCTGGAGGGCGTGACGAACCGCCGCGCGCGGTTCCGTTGCGTGGTCGCGTTGTCCAGCCCGTCCGGAAAAGCCCGCACGGTGGACGGGCGTTGCGAGGGGCGGATCATCCACGAGATCCGCGGGACGCAAGGCTTCGGCTACGATCCGCTGTTCGTGCCCGAGGGCTTCGAGAAGACTTTCGCGGAGATGGAAGCCGACGCCAAGCACGCGGTTTCGCACCGCGGCCGCGCGCTGCAAAAGGCCCGGGCGGCGTGGCACGATTTCCTGAAATCCGAGCCGTCAGACTGGCCCGAGGAGAACCGCGGATTACGCGGATAG
- a CDS encoding efflux RND transporter permease subunit gives MNDQEKDRGPIAWMASNPVAANLLMLILLIGGLMILPQIRQEVFPEFELDIVNISVAYPGAAPTEIEQGILLAVEEAIRGLDGMKRVTSRAAEGYGTVTAELLLGTDRGRALQDIKNAVDRLTTLPEDAERPIVSLASSRRQVISLVVSGDHDEHVLRQVADLARDMLLQDPDITLVERVGARPLEISIEAPQARLREHNLTLARIADELARATVEVAGGGVKTPAGEVLLRTMERRDYGAQYADLPLVSTASGTTVRVRDVAEIRDGFAETDQWMVYNGRPAIELIVYRVGQENPLDISAAVHAAVERLRGQLPEGVFVDTWSDRSELYRDRLHLLLKNAALGLALVMILLGFFLEVRLAFWVMMGIPTSFLGALLLLPAFDVSINMISLFAFIIAVGIVVDDAIVVGESIYYMRQKGLPFMRAAARGARMIAMPVVFSVLTNIVSFVPLLFVPGTMGLIWRNIPIIIISVFSISLVEALFILPAHLGKQKPEVRGWLWRIIEYPQEHLGPWLEGWVQRRYEPFLRMTTRHRYITVAIGLAVLILTVGWIRSGRMGFTFMPRVESDIVRASAVLPVGTPIEESRALLDRLLAAGDEIVAENGGPEIVRGVMAQIGYGDQGFGPFGAARFTDLWRQRVGAVPGVQSLTFRFTIGPSSSRPIDVQLVHPDPAIAERAARRVADALAGFAGVVEIDDGISRGKMQLDFKLKPAARSLGLTAAELARQVRAAFYGVEVRRQQRGRDEVKVFVRFPESERRSEYNVETLVLRTPAGGEIPLGEAADVLRGRSYETIQRSDGYRVLDVTADIQERVADTQKVLAGLKAGVLADLQRDYPLLQYSLEGEQRDMRESMSGLWTGFGVAFFVLFAMLAIPFKSYIQALIILVAIPFGIVGAIVGHILMGYTLSLVSVMGIVALSGVVINDSLILIDTANEYRRQGHPVREAIHLAPIRRFRPVILTSLTTFLGLAPMIFERSLQARFMIPMALSLGFGILFSTAITLALVPALYLIIEDLKHLFGRSDDAPAE, from the coding sequence ATGAACGATCAGGAGAAAGACCGCGGCCCGATCGCCTGGATGGCCTCCAACCCGGTGGCGGCCAACCTGCTGATGCTGATCCTGCTTATCGGCGGGCTGATGATCCTGCCGCAGATCCGGCAGGAGGTATTTCCCGAGTTCGAACTGGATATCGTCAACATTTCCGTGGCCTACCCGGGCGCCGCGCCGACGGAGATCGAGCAGGGCATCCTGCTGGCCGTCGAGGAGGCCATCCGCGGCCTCGACGGGATGAAGCGCGTCACCTCGCGCGCGGCGGAGGGCTATGGGACCGTCACGGCGGAACTGCTGCTCGGCACGGACCGCGGCCGCGCCCTCCAGGACATCAAGAACGCCGTGGACCGCCTGACCACGCTCCCGGAGGACGCCGAGCGGCCGATCGTCAGCCTGGCCTCCTCGCGCCGGCAGGTCATCTCGCTGGTGGTCTCCGGCGACCACGACGAGCACGTCCTGCGCCAGGTGGCCGATCTCGCCCGCGACATGCTGCTGCAGGACCCGGACATCACGCTGGTCGAGCGCGTCGGGGCGCGGCCGCTGGAGATCAGCATCGAGGCCCCCCAGGCCCGGCTGCGGGAGCACAACCTCACCCTCGCGCGCATCGCCGACGAGCTCGCGCGGGCGACGGTCGAGGTCGCCGGCGGGGGCGTCAAGACGCCCGCGGGCGAGGTCCTGCTGCGGACCATGGAGCGACGCGACTACGGCGCCCAGTACGCCGACCTGCCCCTCGTCAGCACCGCCTCCGGGACGACGGTGCGGGTCCGCGACGTGGCGGAGATCCGCGACGGGTTCGCCGAGACGGACCAGTGGATGGTGTACAACGGCCGGCCGGCGATCGAGCTGATCGTGTACCGCGTCGGCCAGGAGAATCCCCTCGACATCTCGGCCGCCGTCCACGCCGCGGTCGAACGGCTGCGCGGCCAACTGCCCGAGGGCGTCTTCGTGGACACGTGGAGCGACCGGTCCGAACTCTACCGCGACCGCCTTCACCTGCTGCTGAAAAACGCGGCGCTGGGCCTGGCGCTGGTGATGATCCTGCTCGGCTTCTTCCTCGAGGTCCGGCTGGCGTTCTGGGTGATGATGGGCATCCCGACCTCGTTCCTGGGGGCCCTCCTGCTGCTGCCCGCCTTCGACGTGTCCATCAACATGATCTCGCTCTTCGCCTTCATCATCGCCGTCGGCATCGTGGTGGACGACGCCATCGTCGTGGGCGAGAGCATCTACTACATGCGCCAGAAGGGCCTGCCGTTCATGAGGGCCGCCGCCCGCGGGGCTCGGATGATCGCCATGCCGGTGGTGTTCTCCGTCCTGACCAACATCGTTTCCTTTGTGCCGCTGCTGTTCGTGCCCGGGACGATGGGCCTGATCTGGCGGAACATCCCGATCATTATCATCTCCGTGTTCAGCATTTCGCTCGTGGAGGCCCTCTTCATCCTGCCCGCGCACCTCGGCAAGCAGAAGCCCGAGGTGCGCGGCTGGCTGTGGCGGATCATCGAGTATCCGCAGGAGCATCTCGGGCCGTGGCTCGAGGGCTGGGTCCAGCGGCGCTACGAGCCGTTCCTGCGGATGACGACGCGGCACCGCTACATCACCGTGGCCATCGGGCTGGCCGTGCTGATCCTGACCGTCGGCTGGATCCGGAGCGGACGGATGGGCTTCACGTTCATGCCGCGCGTCGAGAGCGACATCGTCCGCGCCAGCGCCGTGCTGCCCGTGGGCACGCCGATCGAGGAAAGCCGGGCGCTCCTGGACCGGCTCCTGGCCGCGGGGGACGAGATCGTCGCCGAAAACGGCGGCCCGGAGATCGTCCGGGGCGTCATGGCGCAGATCGGGTACGGCGACCAGGGTTTCGGCCCCTTCGGCGCGGCGCGGTTCACCGACCTGTGGCGCCAGCGCGTGGGCGCCGTGCCCGGAGTCCAGTCGCTCACCTTCCGGTTCACCATCGGGCCCTCCAGCTCGCGGCCGATCGACGTGCAACTCGTCCACCCCGACCCGGCCATCGCCGAGCGCGCCGCCCGCCGGGTGGCCGACGCGCTGGCGGGCTTCGCCGGGGTCGTGGAAATCGACGACGGCATCTCGCGGGGCAAGATGCAGCTCGACTTCAAGCTCAAGCCGGCGGCCCGCAGCCTTGGCCTGACCGCCGCCGAGCTCGCCCGCCAGGTCCGCGCCGCCTTTTACGGCGTCGAGGTCCGGCGCCAGCAGCGCGGGCGCGACGAGGTCAAGGTCTTCGTCCGCTTCCCCGAGTCCGAGCGGCGGTCGGAATACAACGTCGAGACCCTCGTGCTCCGGACGCCGGCGGGCGGCGAGATCCCGCTCGGCGAGGCCGCCGACGTCCTCCGCGGCCGCTCCTACGAGACCATCCAACGCAGCGACGGGTACCGCGTGCTGGACGTCACGGCCGACATCCAGGAGCGCGTCGCCGACACCCAGAAGGTGCTCGCCGGCCTCAAGGCCGGTGTCCTGGCCGACCTTCAACGGGACTACCCCCTGCTGCAGTACTCGCTGGAAGGCGAGCAGCGGGATATGCGCGAATCGATGTCCGGGTTGTGGACCGGTTTTGGCGTCGCGTTCTTCGTGCTTTTCGCCATGCTGGCCATCCCGTTCAAGAGCTACATCCAGGCCCTGATCATCCTCGTGGCCATCCCCTTCGGCATCGTCGGCGCCATCGTCGGGCATATCCTCATGGGCTACACCTTGAGCCTCGTCAGCGTCATGGGCATCGTCGCGCTCTCCGGCGTCGTCATCAACGACAGCCTGATCCTGATCGACACCGCCAACGAGTACCGGCGGCAGGGGCATCCCGTCCGCGAGGCGATCCACCTGGCCCCGATCCGCCGGTTCCGGCCCGTGATCCTGACCTCGCTGACCACGTTCCTCGGCCTGGCCCCGATGATCTTCGAGCGCTCGCTTCAGGCGCGGTTCATGATCCCCATGGCGCTATCCCTGGGCTTCGGCATCCTCTTCTCCACGGCCATCACCCTCGCCCTCGTCCCCGCGCTCTACCTGATCATCGAGGACCTCAAGCACCTCTTCGGCCGCTCTGACGACGCGCCCGCGGAGTAA
- a CDS encoding FHA domain-containing protein, with product MYALHILSGPWKGKRVTVREPNLVIGRDAECHLRLPDDEISRKHAVIEERPDGLTIRDLGSLNGFQVHQQTVREARLQDGALLEIGRTRLQFRVATAQAGPSRRRVGWLQGWTAVAVAAVLIGQLLLLVALSMRGMELLSVVEKTITIKDRFTGPRPAATGDVLLAEARAIAEEPVAAPEPGPVSNELTRLRADVEDLRRQVAEAAAPVAPPVLPPEEPPPVIEPPAAVEPVPEAVPAIEPTPAPELIPEPAPPEDPLIQRAKAMLGEAAAEIQKVNFLEADQMLERIQIMAPDFLPAYIERSRLYEQRGLLNKAGEQWAIVLQKSIGTPLYEQAAAERIRLARAAAAVPPPATPSRRAESAVPERRLPRRIRIASMEQEKLPTSEGYEEMRLLRVAVRSVASERQLDPDDIRIAVTFFDEELTSREIVPTSATVPRSPLPVVSEGASGAPYTVTATYMLPAGRRAEDEKATGKRLRYYGFAVRVYYREELQDEGARPKSLLEKVRTLPTPFHSPSAAAPAAPVAVTNAPAPLPALEPDTPPAAKTQSRSRTKKPAPKPAPPSDADEPVGR from the coding sequence ATGTACGCCTTGCACATTCTTTCCGGGCCCTGGAAGGGCAAGCGGGTGACCGTGCGCGAACCGAACCTCGTGATCGGCCGCGACGCGGAGTGCCACCTGCGCCTGCCCGACGACGAGATTTCCCGGAAGCACGCCGTGATCGAGGAGCGGCCGGACGGCCTCACCATCCGCGACCTGGGCTCGCTCAACGGCTTCCAGGTCCACCAGCAGACCGTGCGGGAGGCCCGGCTGCAGGATGGCGCCCTCCTTGAAATTGGACGGACGCGCCTGCAGTTCCGCGTCGCCACGGCGCAGGCCGGGCCCTCCCGCCGCAGGGTCGGCTGGCTGCAGGGCTGGACCGCGGTCGCCGTGGCCGCCGTGCTGATCGGCCAACTGCTGCTTCTGGTTGCGCTGTCCATGCGGGGCATGGAGCTGCTGTCCGTGGTGGAGAAGACGATCACGATCAAGGACCGCTTCACGGGCCCGCGTCCCGCGGCCACCGGCGACGTTCTGCTCGCCGAGGCCCGGGCCATCGCCGAGGAACCCGTGGCGGCCCCGGAGCCCGGCCCCGTCAGCAACGAACTCACCCGGCTTCGGGCCGACGTGGAGGACCTGCGCCGGCAGGTGGCCGAGGCCGCCGCGCCCGTGGCGCCTCCCGTCCTCCCGCCGGAAGAGCCTCCACCCGTTATCGAGCCCCCGGCGGCCGTCGAGCCCGTGCCGGAAGCGGTTCCGGCGATAGAACCGACGCCCGCTCCGGAGCTGATTCCCGAACCGGCGCCGCCGGAAGACCCGCTGATTCAGCGCGCCAAGGCCATGCTCGGCGAGGCGGCGGCGGAAATTCAGAAGGTCAATTTTCTCGAGGCCGACCAGATGCTGGAGCGCATCCAGATCATGGCTCCGGATTTCCTGCCGGCGTACATCGAGCGGTCGCGGCTCTACGAGCAGCGCGGCCTGCTGAACAAGGCCGGCGAGCAGTGGGCCATCGTCCTCCAGAAAAGCATCGGCACGCCGCTGTACGAGCAGGCCGCCGCCGAACGCATCCGGCTGGCCCGGGCCGCCGCCGCCGTGCCTCCGCCCGCGACGCCGTCCCGGCGCGCGGAATCGGCCGTCCCGGAGCGCCGGCTGCCGCGCCGCATCCGGATCGCTTCGATGGAGCAGGAAAAGCTGCCCACCTCCGAAGGGTACGAGGAAATGCGCCTGCTTCGCGTCGCCGTCCGCTCCGTGGCCAGCGAGCGCCAGCTCGATCCCGACGACATCCGCATCGCCGTCACGTTCTTCGACGAGGAACTGACCTCCCGGGAAATCGTGCCGACCTCGGCGACGGTCCCGCGCAGCCCGTTGCCGGTCGTCAGCGAGGGCGCATCCGGCGCGCCCTACACGGTCACCGCCACGTACATGCTCCCAGCCGGCAGGAGGGCGGAGGACGAGAAGGCCACGGGCAAGCGGCTCCGTTACTACGGCTTTGCCGTGCGGGTCTATTACCGCGAGGAGTTGCAGGACGAAGGGGCGAGGCCCAAGTCGCTGCTGGAAAAGGTCCGGACCCTTCCCACGCCGTTCCACTCGCCCTCCGCGGCCGCTCCCGCGGCCCCGGTGGCGGTCACGAACGCACCGGCGCCGCTCCCGGCCCTGGAGCCGGATACACCGCCCGCCGCGAAAACCCAGAGCCGGTCCAGGACAAAAAAGCCGGCCCCGAAACCCGCGCCGCCCTCGGACGCGGACGAACCGGTCGGGCGGTGA
- a CDS encoding STAS domain-containing protein, protein MQFQDSRMGKAWVIEVAGRVDAAGAALLEAHCQKGLGRGETHLVVDLAGVDFMASAGLRALLSLAKKVKPLQGRLVISGAVGPVKEIFDLAGFSTILPMCEKLEEAAALVM, encoded by the coding sequence GTGCAATTTCAGGACAGCCGGATGGGCAAGGCGTGGGTGATCGAAGTGGCCGGCCGCGTGGACGCGGCGGGCGCGGCGCTGCTCGAGGCGCACTGCCAGAAGGGGCTCGGCCGCGGAGAGACCCACCTGGTGGTCGACCTGGCCGGCGTGGATTTCATGGCCAGCGCGGGCCTGCGCGCGCTGTTGAGCCTCGCCAAGAAGGTCAAGCCCCTCCAGGGCCGGCTTGTCATCTCCGGCGCCGTCGGCCCCGTGAAGGAAATCTTCGACCTCGCCGGCTTCTCCACCATCCTGCCGATGTGCGAGAAACTGGAGGAGGCCGCCGCGCTGGTCATGTGA
- a CDS encoding efflux RND transporter periplasmic adaptor subunit codes for MNNVTGEHVRRHIVWPLLLLLAAGGGAVWMVKTRPTAEHRTPPEMVALVSILEARPATETIRVAAMGTVEPAERVELQAEVAGRVVAQHPRLVPGGRVRAGETLVKLEAADYEYALDQQKAALDKAVFDLKVERGRKKIAEEEWRRLDLDVKVDDEARALALREPHLKAAESALEAAKSALSKARLNLDRTAVRAPFTAVVVEEYTDVGQFVPAAGRVATLVGVERARVRASVPVEWLRWIPMPDDLGRGGAAARVSQDLGTGSPAARNGQVIRLLPDLDPAGRMARLLVQVERPFDEDAGPPLLIGSYVRAEIEGRPVEDVYRLPRAAIRDGAQVWVMNAEDRLEVRPVEVVWTQETESFVRGLQPGDRIVVSPLALPMPGMKLRVEGEPAEKPEEKPEGASPGEPATP; via the coding sequence ATGAACAACGTCACCGGTGAACACGTCCGTCGGCACATCGTGTGGCCGCTGCTCCTGCTGCTGGCCGCCGGGGGCGGCGCGGTATGGATGGTCAAGACCCGGCCTACAGCGGAGCACCGGACGCCCCCGGAGATGGTGGCGCTGGTTTCGATCCTGGAAGCCCGGCCCGCCACCGAGACGATCCGCGTGGCCGCCATGGGGACGGTGGAGCCGGCCGAGCGCGTGGAACTGCAGGCGGAGGTCGCCGGCCGGGTGGTTGCCCAGCACCCGCGCCTCGTGCCCGGCGGGCGCGTCCGGGCCGGCGAGACCCTCGTGAAGCTGGAGGCGGCGGACTACGAGTACGCGCTCGACCAGCAGAAGGCCGCGCTGGACAAGGCCGTCTTCGACCTGAAGGTCGAGCGCGGCCGCAAGAAGATTGCCGAGGAGGAATGGCGGCGGCTGGACCTGGACGTGAAGGTGGACGACGAGGCCCGCGCGCTGGCCCTGCGCGAGCCGCACCTGAAGGCCGCGGAATCGGCGCTCGAGGCGGCGAAGAGCGCCTTGAGCAAGGCGCGGCTGAACCTGGACCGCACGGCGGTGCGCGCGCCGTTTACCGCCGTCGTCGTGGAGGAGTACACGGACGTCGGGCAGTTCGTGCCGGCGGCGGGCCGCGTGGCCACGCTGGTCGGCGTCGAGCGCGCCCGCGTACGCGCCTCCGTGCCGGTGGAATGGCTGCGCTGGATCCCGATGCCCGACGACCTCGGTCGCGGCGGCGCGGCGGCCCGCGTTTCGCAGGATCTCGGGACCGGGTCGCCCGCGGCCCGCAACGGGCAGGTCATCCGACTGCTGCCCGACCTCGACCCGGCCGGCCGCATGGCCCGGCTCCTGGTGCAGGTGGAGCGCCCCTTCGACGAGGACGCCGGCCCGCCGCTCCTGATCGGATCCTATGTCAGGGCGGAGATCGAGGGCCGGCCGGTGGAAGACGTGTACCGGCTGCCGCGCGCCGCGATCCGGGACGGCGCGCAGGTCTGGGTCATGAACGCCGAGGACCGCCTGGAGGTTCGCCCGGTCGAGGTGGTGTGGACGCAGGAGACGGAGAGCTTCGTGCGCGGCCTGCAGCCCGGCGACCGCATCGTCGTCAGCCCGCTCGCCCTTCCCATGCCGGGGATGAAGTTGCGGGTCGAGGGGGAGCCGGCCGAAAAGCCTGAAGAAAAGCCCGAAGGGGCGAGCCCCGGCGAGCCCGCTACGCCATGA
- a CDS encoding efflux transporter outer membrane subunit → MLPWARQSGLLGGVILLASSCALVRPDRERAAPVDLPGEFSSDGGRAVSTNRWWTSFDSPALDALVEQALASNFDIRKAWARLDQARELAIQAGADRWPGLNLDASARRAKTISTVTGAPVAATADTFALGVAASYEVDLWGRVSAGAKAARYDWQASRGDLETAALSVAAELAETWFAAIEQQAQLRLLNDQLEVSRSYRELTELRFQQGQASALDVYQQRQQEASVRAQIPPVEARLAVLKNALAVLTGKAPGRLDAEIADRLPDAPARPGAGLPADLLQNRPDVRAAAARLRAADERVHAAVANRLPTLRLTGGAGYQNAELEDLFDDWIWNLAAGLTGPILDGGRRASEARRTRAAAEEALNAYGQTLLKALREVEDALVQEDRQRELLDRQREQLDLARQTLTEARARYRAGLSDYLPVLTALQTTQILERGAIAAHRQWLSYRLQLHRALGGDWTRELQNPKSEYRNSKQ, encoded by the coding sequence ATGTTGCCATGGGCACGCCAGTCCGGCCTGTTAGGCGGGGTGATTCTCCTCGCGAGTTCGTGCGCCCTGGTCCGGCCGGACCGGGAGCGCGCGGCGCCGGTGGACCTGCCCGGCGAATTTTCCAGCGACGGCGGCAGGGCCGTCTCGACCAACCGCTGGTGGACCTCGTTCGACTCGCCCGCGCTCGACGCGCTCGTCGAGCAGGCGCTGGCCTCGAACTTCGATATCCGCAAGGCCTGGGCCCGGCTGGACCAGGCCCGCGAACTGGCCATCCAGGCCGGGGCCGACCGGTGGCCCGGCCTGAACCTCGACGCCTCCGCGCGGCGCGCGAAAACCATCTCCACGGTCACCGGCGCGCCGGTCGCGGCGACGGCGGACACCTTCGCGCTCGGCGTGGCGGCCTCGTACGAGGTGGACCTCTGGGGCCGCGTATCGGCCGGCGCGAAGGCGGCCCGGTACGATTGGCAGGCCAGCCGCGGCGACCTGGAGACCGCCGCGCTCTCCGTCGCCGCGGAGCTCGCGGAGACCTGGTTCGCCGCGATCGAACAGCAGGCGCAGCTCCGGCTGCTGAACGACCAGCTCGAGGTCAGCCGCTCGTACCGCGAGCTGACGGAACTGCGCTTCCAGCAAGGACAAGCCTCCGCGCTGGACGTGTACCAGCAGCGCCAGCAGGAGGCTTCCGTGCGCGCGCAGATCCCGCCCGTCGAGGCGCGGCTCGCCGTGCTGAAAAACGCCCTGGCCGTGTTGACCGGGAAGGCGCCGGGCCGGCTGGACGCGGAGATTGCCGACCGGCTTCCCGACGCCCCCGCCCGGCCCGGCGCCGGCCTGCCGGCCGACCTGCTGCAGAACCGGCCCGACGTGCGAGCGGCCGCCGCGCGCCTGCGCGCCGCGGACGAGCGCGTCCACGCCGCCGTCGCGAACCGGTTGCCCACCCTGCGCCTCACCGGCGGCGCGGGCTACCAGAATGCCGAACTGGAGGATCTGTTCGACGATTGGATCTGGAATCTCGCCGCCGGACTGACGGGCCCGATCCTGGACGGCGGCCGGCGCGCCTCCGAGGCGCGGCGCACCCGCGCCGCGGCGGAGGAAGCCCTGAACGCCTACGGGCAGACGCTGCTGAAGGCGCTGCGCGAGGTCGAGGACGCCCTGGTGCAGGAGGACCGCCAGCGCGAACTGCTGGATCGGCAGCGCGAGCAGCTCGATCTCGCGCGCCAGACCCTCACCGAGGCGCGGGCGCGCTACCGGGCCGGCTTGAGCGACTACCTGCCCGTCCTGACCGCGCTGCAAACGACCCAGATCCTCGAGCGCGGCGCGATCGCGGCGCATCGCCAGTGGCTCTCGTACCGGCTGCAGCTCCACCGGGCGCTCGGGGGAGATTGGACGCGGGAACTGCAAAATCCGAAATCCGAATATCGAAATTCGAAACAATAA